A section of the Humulus lupulus chromosome 2, drHumLupu1.1, whole genome shotgun sequence genome encodes:
- the LOC133817775 gene encoding uncharacterized protein LOC133817775, whose product MAQSHEGDGGCDPPCKRSHLEADCERAPPRKRGRNKGLSTKQLREKLGHPIPLEWDVQGGTYKEIGDYYHHLSREIGILVRRYTDPNYLQWAHVPEADRLRILPQLEDDLFDIGRERYEKEHLPGILAGINQSCASRYSEWKNDLKTHLDKYGPNTPHDGCTLDQWKKAVEYFARPEVKKRSEINSANRKKMKQPSIQGSISTPALRHKKRDLESGRPAAIPETWQSTHFKITKGWTSQEAKDNWDKLLTVRDTQQSQSFGPSLSAPSAMPEDDFSLVESVFGRRRGFQPGYGRVLSLRAQQAAVAVPPPPLPPSIAETVQDLVERVRALEEYIRKLGGGSGSGSQQTPPAPDDLDPTGSSH is encoded by the exons ATGGCTCAATCTCATGAGGGTGATGGCGGGTGTGATCCCCCCTGCAAACGATCACATTTAGAGGCAGACTGTGAGAGAG cgcCTCCTCGGAAACGTGGACGAAACAAAGGATTGTCCACCAAACAATTGAGAGAAAAATTAGGTCATCCGATCCCTTTAGAGTGGGATGTGCAAGGTGGGACGTACAAAGAGATAGGTGACTACTACCACCACCTGTCCAGGGAGATCGGGATTCTTGTACGACGGTACACAGATCCAAACTACCTACAATGGGCTCATGTACCAGAGGCTGATAGGCTACGGATCCTTCCTCAATTAGAG GATGATTTATTTGACATTGGTCGTGAGAGATATGAGAAAGAACACTTGCCTGGGATTTTAGCTGGAATTAATCAGTCATGCGCCTCTCGTTATTCCGAGTGGAAAAACGATCTGAAGACCCATTTGGATAAGTACGGACCCAACACGCCCCATGATGGATGTACGCTAGATCAATGGAAAAAGGCAGTCGAGTATTTTGCACGCCCTGAAGTCAAG AAACGCTCGGAGATTAACTCAGCCAACAGGAAAAAGATGAAACAACCGAGCATACAAGGTTCCATTTCTACGCCAGCGCTGCGCCATAAAAAg CGCGATTTAGAGAGTGGGCGCCCAGCTGCAATTCCTGAAACATGGCAGAGTACTCACTTCAAAATAACTAAAGGGTGGACGTCCCAAGAAGCAAAGGACAATTGG GATAAGTTGTTAACGGTACGTGACACGCAGCAATCACAGAGTTTTGGTCCCAGTTTGTCTGCTCCGAGTGCCATGCCTGAGGACGACTTCTCCCTTGTTGAGTCAGTCTTTGGAAGGCGTCGTGGTTTCCAACCGGGATATGGTCGTGTGCTTAGCTTGAGGGCGCAACAGGCAGCGGTAGCAGTACCTCCTCCACCCCTGCCTCCGTCGATTGCTGAGACAGTACAAGATCTAGTGGAGCGCGTACGTGCCTTAGAGGAGTACATTCGTAAGCTAGGTGGAGGCTCAGGATCTGGATCTCAACAGACACCACCCGCACCTGATGATCTGGATCCGACAGGATCGAGCcattag
- the LOC133817777 gene encoding uncharacterized protein LOC133817777: MGSTSKKKKKHVDESSDESSLSEGSSDYSKRSSKSSQRRHRHRNDGSSRKEKERREKEEKRKRRRERRDRERKRRKLRKEDKKKNRDYDSASDDKSEHGSSSSDGNSEPEQRRVQPQVALRELLKEFPNVVNDLKQLLQMIDNGQAVDINGVSERSLVKHLKKLFLSLSLKENSDKVFTLPSNVRPTLEVIAPLLLSSTEPKTEEFDQSVPLDDTNPAPGVDNRQETNDDSLAGPADDSVGPKRRIIGPAMPSAELLAAAAKLTEAQAELRDAELEEDDALFIGPAPPAMVAEAASANEAERFEEVTRIMSVETDCPYEILGINQNRTSDNIKKRYWKMSLLVHPDKCNHPQAHQAFIKLNKAFKELQDPDKRQALDEKIKAKEEQEKFKVELRAMREAAQWRRTQGISMEGDDELLAEMEVKVAPQRDEWMTNLPPERKPGGMPMQSTSFSRNEKEGRGDTSAWTDTPTDRAQKAKTNFLEAYNKAAALASNEVEKSSEADLVDKYNKEKRSKSLVQKHQEKAFGHSKKKSTKQQREKEEWVGQHPWKPWDREKDLVAGRQDVKLDPENIGEGLTSRFSSASFQRNFL, from the exons ATGGGCAGtacaagcaagaagaagaagaagcatgTAGACGAATCTAGTGATGAATCTTCACTCTCTGAGGGAAGCTCTGATTACTCCAAACGATCCTCTAAGAGTAGTCAGCGCCGGCACCGTCATCGGAACGATGGCAGTTCGagaaaagagaaagagaggaggGAAAAGGAGGAGAAAAGGAAGAGACGCAGAGAGAGAAgggatagagagagaaagagacggAAATTGAGGAAGGAGGATAAGAAGAAGAACAGGGATTATGATTCTGCTAGTGATGATAAATCCGAGCATGGGTCTTCTTCAAGTGATGGTAATTCAGAACCAGAACAAAGGCGGGTTCAACCCCAGGTTGCATTGCGAGAGTTGTTGAAAGAGTTTCCTAATGTTGTGAACGATTTAAAACAG CTTTTGCAAATGATCGATAATGGACAAGCTGTTGACATAAATGGTGTATCGGAAAGATCTCTGGTTAAGCACCTAAAGAAGCTGTTTCTTTCATTAAGTCTCAAGGAAAATAGTGATAAAGTCTTCACCCTTCCTTCAAATGTTCGTCCCACTTTGGAGGTCATTGCACCCCTACTTCTTAGTTCTACAGAACCTAAAACTGAAGAATTTGATCAATCTGTACCATTGGATGACACAAATCCAGCTCCGGGTGTTGATAACAGGCAGGAGACAAATGATGACAGCTTGGCAGGTCCAGCTGACGATTCTGTTGGTCCTAAACGGAG GATCATTGGCCCTGCCATGCCATCTGCTGAGTTACTTGCTGCTGCTGCTAAATTAACAGAAGCACAAGCTGAGCTCAG AGATGCTGAATTGGAGGAAGATGATGCATTATTTATAGGACCTGCGCCACCAGCTATGGTCGCTGAAGCAGCATCAGCAAATGAAGCAGAACGGTTTGAAGAG GTAACAAGAATTATGAGCGTTGAGACTGATTGCCCATACGAGATCTTAGGAATAAACCAAAATAGGACATCTGATAACATAAAGAAAAG GTATTGGAAAATGTCTCTTTTGGTGCATCCTGATAAATGCAATCATCCTCAAGCCCATCAAGCATTTATCAAATTAAACAAAGCATTTAAAGAACTACAAGATCCTGATAAG AGGCAAGCACTGGATGAGAAAATCAAAGCCAAGGAGGAACAAGAGAAATTTAAG GTTGAATTGCGAGCAATGCGTGAGGCTGCACAATGGAGAAGGACACAAG GTATATCCATGGAGGGTGATGATGAGCTCCTCGCAGAGATGGAAGTTAAAGTTGCTCCTCAGCGAGATGAGTGGATGACAAATTTACCTCCAGAGAGGAAG CCTGGTGGCATGCCAATGCAGTCAACCAGCTTTAGCAGAAACGAAAAGGAAGGACGTGGTGATACAAGTGCGTGGACAGACACCCCCACCGACAGAGCCCAGAAGGCAAAGACGAa TTTTCTAGAAGCATATAACAAGGCTGCAGCACTGGCATCAAATGAAGTGGAGAAGAGTTCAGAAGCAGATTTGGTAGATAAATACAACAAAGAAAAACGATCGAAATCATTGGTGCAAAAGCACCAAGAGAAAGCCTTTGGCCATTCTAAGAAAAAATCCACAAAGCAACAACGGGAGAAGGAAGAGTGGGTGGGGCAACATCCGTGGAAGCCTTGGGATCGTGAGAAGGACTTGGTAGCTGGGCGACAAGATGTAAAGTTAGACCCAGAAAACATAGGTGAAGGTTTAACTTCCAGGTTTTCTTCGGCATCGTTCCAAAGGAATTTTCTTTAG